In the Babylonia areolata isolate BAREFJ2019XMU chromosome 34, ASM4173473v1, whole genome shotgun sequence genome, one interval contains:
- the LOC143277641 gene encoding uncharacterized protein LOC143277641 isoform X1, giving the protein MGKTRLLPCVALCIFACVWLATGRPERRGSCLLLCGDFNGVGCPSGYSCHSNGCGSECFNTSFVQPDGCDPFDCDSRCPLGFARDDRGCQRCECDYSALQAVGK; this is encoded by the exons ATGGGAAAGACACGGCTGCTCCCTTGCGTTGCTCTCTGCATCTTCGCCTGCGTCT GGTTAGCCACTGGTCGACCTGAGCGTCGAGGGAGTTGTCTTCTGCTGTGTGGGGATTTCAACGGAGTTGGCTGCCCCTCTGGTTACAGTTGTCACAGCAACGGCTGTGGCTCGGAATGCTTCAATACCTCTTTCGTGCAGCCTGATG gCTGTGACCCGTTCGACTGTGACAGCCGTTGTCCTCTGGGCTTTGCACGTGATGACCGTGGGTGTCAGCGGTGTGAGTGTGATTACTCTGCTCTGCAGGCCGTTG GGAAGTGA
- the LOC143277641 gene encoding uncharacterized protein LOC143277641 isoform X2, translating to MGKTRLLPCVALCIFACVWLATGRPERRGSCLLLCGDFNGVGCPSGYSCHSNGCGSECFNTSFVQPDGK from the exons ATGGGAAAGACACGGCTGCTCCCTTGCGTTGCTCTCTGCATCTTCGCCTGCGTCT GGTTAGCCACTGGTCGACCTGAGCGTCGAGGGAGTTGTCTTCTGCTGTGTGGGGATTTCAACGGAGTTGGCTGCCCCTCTGGTTACAGTTGTCACAGCAACGGCTGTGGCTCGGAATGCTTCAATACCTCTTTCGTGCAGCCTGATG GGAAGTGA